GAACTTCTTTTCTCCCATCATCCCTTGATTGTTggcgatgtttcttaatactttgCTGTTTCCGGAGCACGACAGCCTTTCTCTTGTTGTCTTGATGGGTCTCAGCCATTACCAGAGCCtggctataacatctttcagctacctcatagtctcccttgatttctcctaccccggttggggttgggaacttgattttcaaatgtgatatggaggtgattgcttggatcctggtCAAGGCTGAGCGCCCGATTATGCCGTTGTAAGATGAGGGAGTATTGATCACGTAGAACTTAATCACATGGGTAACTTGGTTTGGGGCCGATCCAAATATCACTGGCAAGTACAAAGTTCCTTGGATCGAGACCAAGTTGTTCCCGAACCCATACAGAGGGTCCTCTCGGCATTCATTTGAGTGCACGCTCCCTCGCTTCATCCGGTCCACagtatgcttgaagagtatgtttactGAAGATCCATTATCAATCAGCATCCTTCTCACTTCGTTGTCAAAGATATCAAGTGTTACCACCAAGGCTTCATTGTGATTTGGGTTGACCGCTTCATAATCCTTGCTGCTGAATGAGATCAtcatctccgggtaggattgAATTGAGAATACCTCATCTCCTGAGCCCGGGCTCCTAGGGGGAGAGTGTGAGCCTCCCAGGACCACATTTACCACATTCTTACCTTTTCTTTGCCTTTCCTCTCTCTGATTTTTCTCCCTTGAGATGTATTGATTCAGGTTGCCTTTCTTGACTtgatcttcaatgaagtattttaGAGAGAGAAAATTCTCAGTCTTGTgcccatgggtttcatgatagtcgcactgcctgttgtaaggcctgctctctgggggagtctgcattggctttggaggatagtaaaatggctttcccttgatctccttcaGTATCTCTTTCCGGGTCCTGTTTAGTTGTGTCCACTCTGGCTCTTGCCTAGGCTCCCTTTGCTGCCTAGGGGGACCGGGATCACTTTTGGACTCTGTTTTAGGGCCCAATCTTTGGAATATTGGGGTATTTTGTACAACATTTGTTTGCtgggtttggttgctttgtttgaactttttctcctgatggtaaccccctttcggtcggtcatcagaagatttgttcatgtttcctccattccgagtcattctcatTGCCTGAAGAACATCCGTTTCTTTTATGAACCGGGCTGCCATAGAATAAGCAGCGGCCAGGCTTTGGGgttccttatttattaattccACAATATATCTCTCGTTGTGTTTTGGATCTAGGTTTCTTCGAAATATTCCTAGAGCCTTCCTTTCATCGAGATTCGAAactttgttgatggcttcctggaaCCTTCGCATGTAGGCTGAGAGTGCTTCGTTATCATACTggcggattgtctccaggtggcacatgtgcatttcatgtgttttattggctctaaatcttctaaggaaggcttctctgaattctttccaggagtggattcttcttgatgggattctgctgaaccatctttgagccccccatttgagggtcgaggcgaagaatctggatttcgtcaagtcattataatagtatatctgagctatctgttcgaagtagttgaggtgctcttccggatcccccagCCCATCGAAAGAATCAAAGTTGCagtgtttgagatttttctgtcgggggatggcttctagggagtggctgaagggcgttagggtctccccaacttccaccccggattttttctccatttttctctggAGCTCGTAGATCATTTCCTTGAGGTCTTTCTGACCCTCCTCTTCATCGTCGGAAATGagttcgggggtagggtccctccgagttctttttccttttgttttagctaggagcctctcctcctccatctgcattcttttctgaattttttgctccagcttttcctcctcttcttttcttatcttttctctgatttcttctaactttttctttctggctgcttctgtctccttcttattaggctctttttgattcttttttgccttagccccaattcggtcgaagacagatctcctggattgctgagagtccccggactcttcttgctcatcatcttgttcaaattccatctgagttcgggcttgttcatctctgtagagcctgattgcttcagcaagttcatggcttgttaagttagccatatgctcctctgcaactggaatactggtgtacttgtactgatttaGCTGTATGACATTTCTAGCATCCCTGATTGGGGTATGCTGTgtcagtggttgctcctggaaggtctccctgtctcccccaggttcttgaacttgagaggggtcttgatcctgaatgtgggtactggcggagggcctaccagctgtactttttcctgatcttgccattaccacaattgtacaaacaactgaccaagatttaaggctacaaatgtggatctgaggttgcttttttgaatgttacaaaaaatttccagaataacagcaagcaaactttctgggttttgctaacaataataccaaacaagaacagcaggctcttaaacacaaaagaaaatatgcaagctaaaACAGTTCTGGGTTTTAAATCACCAAGACTATTAAACCCCAGGCTTCGAGATTACCAAGATTATCAAACCCTAAACAACTAAAACTTAATAAACAAGAGAGGGCTAACACAAACACGACCTAAAGCAAGAAGCTCATACAAACGTGGCTAAAATGAAAACTCATATTCAAGAAAGGGTTTGGCTGTTTATGTTCTTACAGGTTTGAAAGTGGACTCtctcaagagtttgctgatgaagatgaatccaggggcaccgagacccaaggatggagccccctccttctagcgccaaatgataactccggtgagcgggcggctccgtccgacggcgttcctggaccttctgtgcgggggtgaggtgtagctgctggttgggcgcctgcaaaacaacaccggaaggggggtttggctcccacggcgcctccggtgtgagaatgagaacaggctttggagaagatgaagggATATATGTTTATGTAATTTAGAGGCTGCTGTGTATGTGTGTTTATGTGTGATGGCTGCTGTGTATTTTTAAGTGTATGAGAGTGTGTGAGTGTAAGAGtaaaaatattttccaacccctaaacccttcagtcttgggggtatatatagccccaaggtagggtttaggggtagttacctctaaatctgggccgttggatcttggaagcggaggacgcctggctcgggcggattgcttacacgtgtccaggggaggaccacctctaGAGTATCCTAACGGCCTCTGACACACGCCGTGCTTTTCTGgagtgttggttgttgatagctgtcgTAGTCACGTGCCCACGTTCCCCTCCTTGGCGGGTTGTAGGATGTGCATGTGTTTGCTGGGACCCCGCTCATGGCGGTCTGAGTCCAgatccggatccgggtaggcATTAGGTCTGGGCTCCCTgtcggatccggatccgggtaatGCGATGGGGCCGGGCCTGGTCTCTCCGTTTGATtgttctgggagaggggggtctcggACCATCGGTCGAGCCTGGTGTCCTTTAGATCCAGGTTACATCCTAGCCGGGTCTCTTATACCCCATCAGTCATGGCGGCGGAAGCGACACGGACGGCGGTGGGGTTGCGGCCGCTGACTATGTCGTGGAAGTAGAAGTGGAGGTGGCTTAGTTTTTCTTTTTCGAGGCCTAGGGTTTTTCTTGGTATTGTTTTGGTGAAGTCTTGGGATTCTCCGGTGACGAGGAGGAGAGAGAGAATGAAAATTGCGAAGAGCATGGATAACATGTTAGACATTAAATTTTACTCTTTTCTCTTGTTTTTATATTTTACCTGTGTTGtataaaaagaaaataatttaaacaTTCATCAGTGTCAACTCTCTGTGTAAGCAACAAGTTACAAAGACTTGATAGCTATGAATTTCAACATTCCCTCTGTTGGGCCAAGCCCATAGAAAAAGATAAAAGCCCATAGAGCCCAGGCTCAAGACCAAGGTACGTGTAAGGCACGCAGTGAGACACTGTAAGAGCCTGAAGAAGCAGCAGCAACAGGGCTTGATATAAAATAGTAGAAAGGAGCAGTCTCAACATAGGCTCTAGAAGAGGGACTGAAACTCCGATCCAGCTTCCGTATCAACTATAACTTTAGAAAGAAAATACCATATTATTGTGTGAATTACCTGCTGCCAGGACAACATATATTATTGCAGCTAATATACCAGAATTTTTTACTaacagaattttttttttttgaatataCCAGCTAATGTCGTCGAAGGCCATCACTGATTTTTCGAAATCGATTTTACAGATTCTGCAACTTATTTTCCTAAAAGCTGGACGTAAAGGATTCGGTGCACTTTTAATCATTGCATTAGAATGCTGCAGGGAGAATGACAGAGTACATTTTAGGATCTAAAACCAACTTTGCAGATCATCATAGACAACTGAAATTTGTTGTCTTATGTCTTTATATACTGAGCCCAGCCCATATTACAAATTTAGATGACATCCAGGGGCGTAGGGAGTGTATAACCCACTGGAtttatatatttttcaaaatttatatataaattattattttttgaaaaattattgtATTAAATTTTACTTTGACTCCactcaaaaaaataattatattattatatttaattttgaccccaataatttaaaatttacctTAACATTTATCAAAATTAGGAacttattaaaattaaaattaagaacttatcaatattaaaataaaatattttttttagaaaaaaagaAAGATGTGTAGTAGGTGTTGACTAGTTGTACCCATACGTGGTTATTGTAAAGGAAAATACCCTAACCACTTGTTTATTCAATTTCAAAATTGATTAATTGAGGTTATAGATTTCTTGTGAAAAAGAGGGGAAGAAAGAAGATAAATAGCACATGTTAATTGttattgtaagtcatatgtcatagcctatttgtatattcgaggattcaactcaactcaaataagaatgtaataagtaaatagtggatcgaccgtcagagagatctcgcaaagtaatatctgtcaaaggattcagaaacaaggttcatctacagacttgaggagttaattcactggaagaagttcaagaagttgatcatgcctcagtgatataaatcaagatcgtggatttgatcaagtgacagagatctcgtcagggtatcaattaattacaaggattaaatctgaagaaaatcagagtgtcaaagtcaagacatgaagaaacgtcacggaagttagtcactcatgaaccagacagtacatcgagtgtcaacattgaagtggtggaattgattcataattctcagtgattttcagaagatattcagaagaatggatgctgttcagggttagtattaattctctattaattaattaagtcatataatttaattaagaaaataaattatatctgcaaagattaatttattgattaattaaattaattgattaattaattcagaattaattctaggaattttcagaattttaattggttaaaatctgttttaattctaaaaagacaaccgattgtactagtatgacaatcggtatgacaattgatagtcataccgaaagtcatgctaattcatttaattgtcttgttagaatttttattagattaaaaatctgttattaatctttgcaagacaatctgaattgtacttatatgacaatcggtatgacaatcaattgtcataccgaaagtcatgccagttcaaatagattgtcctgccgaaagtcatgctggttcaaatgattgtcttgctagttcaaaaggatagtctcaccgaaagtcttattggacaaaagattgtcataccagttcattcatctcggctgtttgataaaagaagcagaagactttttgtTTCATTAGCAATCAACACAtcaatcaatcaaacagaacacaacatacagaagaacaaaagagaaaaagaagcagaacaatattacatctattctgcaacttcaagatcaattttctagattgtaaagttaaatccaatcaactagaaatacttatcttgttcttgtgtatctatctagcggattaaaatccctagaacttaatctcaaatcgcttttagcatttgatcttttaattacaaaaatagaaaaagttcatgtcgaatttattctaaatttgtaataattgatttgagattaatcccttgtaaccgataccgtagttgtaacacctttcaagtttaataaaagttttatttaacttgaattttgtttcacaattttattccgcattttattcgacgaaacggtattgtttgcattcaacccccccttctacaaacaaattgggacctaacagttaTTGATATGGATAAGTATCTGACCAAATTGAATCTTACTCCAAAATCAGCATCTGATCAAATTGATCAAACAAAGAAAACTTAGATGAGATTGTCTGCAATCAAGAAAATATCATGGAATTGAACTCGAGAAGTGAATATATTGTACCTAATTTGAGTTGTCTTCCTGCAGGACCTGGACTCAgattaaaaattacaaaatatCATCCAAATGATAGAGATAAAGTAAGAAGGACATATTTTCAAAAAGAGCATTTTCAGCCTCGTGATCAtaattttaagaaatgaaaaatttgaaattcacaACGTCGTTTCTGTCCAACCTGGTTTAATGATCACAAATATTGGTTGAGCACAGTATAGAAAAAGAGTTTGCTTATTGTTTGTGTTGTTACTTGTTTAAAACTGATGTTGGCAAGAAAGGGGGAAATTTTGTTACCGAAGGATTTGACAGTTGGAATAAAAAAGATAGATTGGATGCTCATGTTGGACTTGGACGTCCTAATAGTGCACACATTCAGGCTTGGAAAAAATGTCAAGATTTGATGAAGCAGGATCAACATGTTGATGTAGTTTTAAACAAGCATTTTGAGTTAATGAAAAGGGAATATCGAACTCGATTAAGTGCATCAGTTGATTATATACGTTATCTATTAAGGCAAGGCATAGCTTTTCGCGATCATGATGACTCAAATGACTCAAAAAATCAAGGTAATTTTCTCAAGTTTTTAAAGTTTTTAGCAATTGGTGCTGCAGTTGGAAAGAATTCTCCTGGTAATTTAAAGGTGACATCTCCTGAAATTCAACATGATATTGTAATGTTTTTGCTACGGAGACAGTTAATTGTATTATTCATGAATTAGGAGATATTTTTTTTACAATATTGGTTGATGAATCTCGCGATGTATCTAtcaaggagcagatgattgttGTGCTGTATtttgttaataaaaatggatGTATTGTTGAGAGATTCATTGGTATTTGCCATGTTCAAGACACAAGTGCTTCTTCACTCAAGTTATCAATTGATTCATTGTTAGCGAAACATGGATTAAGTATATCAAGGATTAGAGGGCAAGGCTATGATGGAGCTAGCAATATGAGAGGACAATTTAATGGGTTAAAAAGTTTGATAATTAGGGAAAATGAATCTGCATATTACATTCACTGTTTTGCTCATCAACTTCAACTTACACTAGTAGCTATTGAAAGACATAATATTCATGTTGGAAGTCTTTTTAACATGATGTCAAATGTAGTAAACGTGGTTGGTGCTTCTTGTAAACGAAGAGATGCTCTTCGAGAACGATAAGTTATTCATATAGCTCAAGCATTGGAAACTGGAGAACTTACAACTGGACATGGATTGAATCAAGAAACAACTCTCAAAAGACCAGGAGTTACTCGTTAGGGCTCACACTACGGTACACTTGTTTTATTAATTACAATGTTTGAGTCTATTGTGGATGTTCTTGATAACATTGTTGATGATGGCATAAATTCAAAGCAAAGGGCCGAAGCTTCAACCTTACTCGAATTGATGCAAAACTTTGACTTCATATTCAGCTTATATTTCATGAAAGCAGTGCTAAGAATTATAAATGAATTATCAATTTCCTTGCAATGAAAAGATCAGGATATTGTGAATGCAATGAGATTAGTGAGCTTGTCAAAATAAAGGCTACAGATTTTGAGAGATGATGGTTGGGATGATTTTCTAGGTGAAATTTGTCTATTTTGTGAAAAGCAGAGTATTCAAATTAAGAGTAAGGATGAAAGCTTTCAAATGAAAGGAAGGTCACGCCGTAAAACTCACCAGGTTACTAATTTACATCATTATAAAGTTGAATTCTTTTATGCCACTATATATTCACAAATGCAGGAGCTTAACAATCGTTTCAGTGAGGCAAGCATAGTATTACTTCTTTGTGTGACATGTTTAAATCCAAATGATCTATTTACTGCTTTTGACAAAGAAAAGTTGATCCGTTTTGCAAAATTATACCCACGATATTTCTCAATGATAGATCTTGTTCTACTAGACAATCAACTTGAAACTTATATTCTTGATATGCGCTCAGCCATCGAATTTTTATCATTAAATGGAATTGGTTCTCTTTCTTAGAATTTGTTACAAACCAAAGAAAGTCTTGTGTATCCTTTGGTTTAGTTACTTGTCAAGTTGACATTGACCTTACCTGTTACGAATGCAAGTGTTGAAAGAGCCTTTTTTGCAATGAAAATTGTGAAGAATCGACTACAAAATCGGATGGGAGATCAATTTTTGAATGACTCTCTTGTTACCTATATTGAGAAAGATGTTTTTGATGAAGTCGCTAATGAAGCAGTCCTGCAGCGCTTTCAGAATATGAAAAAATGTCGAGGAAAATTGTGCAAACAATGATATGAAGGGATCTTTACATCTTATGTAATTCTTTAAATCTTTTTCAAAATTTTGACATTGAAATTTTTTAACCCCACTGGCTTAAGTTTCTGGCTACGCCACTGATGACATCGGATCGGTGAAATTGCACAACCCACTTACTATATACTATTAGTTTTGCAGATCAACCCAAATATTCTatttattagatatatttgtgatgtcatgtctaatctgatttgtttattttcagaacttagtatcataacttaactggaaatcagaacttgctgaagataggaagttatcagaacttaagaccctcatgaacctgcaaaggttcaacctattcaaaacaccagtagatatgaaaccatcagggttcctatgctcagggtgtctgagtaccctgtatggagtgtgaagatggccatgtttctgaaagctacagatccagaatatttagaaagaatttatgatggtccacacaagcccacaaagctttctgttacAGTTGGGAATGACCCacagaagatgattcccaaagaaaagagagaactcaccactgaagatatctcttcactaggcaaggatgcaaaagtaagacacttgcttcatagtgtacttgacaatgtcatgtcaaatagggtgattggatgcaagactgcaaaagaaatctgggatgcattcGAAGTGatatgtcaaggaaccaatgccatcaaaaagaagaggaagacaatactcacacaggagtatgagcactttgactcaaaatctgatgagtcactaactgatacatatgacagattcacaaagctgttgaatgatctgtcactagtggataaggaatatgatccagaagattcaaatatgaaattcctactagctcttcctgaaaagtggggTTTGAAAGCTattacaataagagacaactatgaacttgttgatgtgtctcttgatgaaatctatgggatgctcaagactcatgaacttgagatggaacaaagaaagaagaggcatggagggaagtctaagacagtttctttaaagactgaagaaaagccaagtgtctctaggaaggcaaaaggaaaggctcttatcatacagtctgattcagagtcatcggattctgatgatgatgatttagaacctgaaaatttatttgaagtggatgttgatgcagagatgatgcaactgtgtgctcttatggtgaagggtatcacaaagataacctacaagaaattcagaaagggtaagaagttttccaggaaaggtggaagttctgacaagaaagggttcagaaagactaaaggcaaaggaggaaagtctaacagaggagacaactcaaatgtcaaatgctataagtgtggtaaaagaggccacatctctcctgattgcaagaaaggaaaaggtgataaaggccagacacttatcacaaagaagaaaaactgggcagacacttcagaatctgaagaagaggttaaatatgccttaatggaaaatgctgatagcagttctgatgctgatgaactaaaggtacctctatcaactcttgcttttaaTAAAGaagatattaatgagttgagattatttctga
The sequence above is drawn from the Apium graveolens cultivar Ventura chromosome 2, ASM990537v1, whole genome shotgun sequence genome and encodes:
- the LOC141692224 gene encoding uncharacterized protein LOC141692224, producing the protein MSSKAITDFSKSILQILQLIFLKAGRKGFGALLIIALECCRENDRKGGNFVTEGFDSWNKKDRLDAHVGLGRPNSAHIQAWKKCQDLMKQDQHVDVVLNKHFELMKREYRTRLSASVDYIRYLLRQGIAFRDHDDSNDSKNQGNFLKFLKFLAIGAAVGKNSPGDIFFTILVDESRDVSIKEQMIVVLYFVNKNGCIVERFIGICHVQDTSASSLKLSIDSLLAKHGLSISRIRGQGYDGASNMRGQFNGLKSLIIRENESAYYIHCFAHQLQLTLVAIERHNIHVGSLFNMMSNVVNVVGASCKRRDALRER